DNA from Desulfarculus baarsii DSM 2075:
CACAACGCCCGGGCCGGCGACGTGATCTTTCTGACCAACGAATTGCCCACCAACTGGCAGAACCCCGGCCGCACGCCGGCCCGCCTGCTGTGGCTCAAGATCGGCTGAGCCCAGCGCCCGTTTGTTAGTTTGCATAATAATCTTGGTTGGATGGGCCTTTGTCCTCCCGGCGGCCGCGCGCTGTCGCGGCTTTGGCTGTTCGCGGCGGTGGTGAAAAATGTCGTTTGCCGTATTTGCAGCATTTTTGTGACTTTTGCGGCAGAGTTGCCGTAAAGTCTCGTCGCGCATTATTCATGATTATTCATTCTTATACTGCAATATTGCCGCTTTAATCCTGATATTCTGCCGACGCCAGCCGTGGCCTTTGATGGCGATCGTTGCAGTAGTTTTTTCTTTTTAGCTGTTATTGTAATTAGTTAATCGAGTTAGCACCGCTAATTTTGCCTTGACAGCGACCGGGCCTTCAGTGGAAATTATGGCAACAATTGCATTTCAGTTAAACTGAATATGACGCCGCGCGCGGCAAAGCAGGCGCGCAAACCAGTCAAAGGCGGCAATATTGCCGCATTCTCTCTGGAGATAACCATGAATCTCAATCGTCCCAACTCCAACGAAGCCATCCAGACCAAAAACCGCTCGCGCGACGTCGCCCCCCAGTCGGGCCTCTGCACCCGCTGCATGGACGGCTGTAAGGGCAACTGCGACCTGTTCCAGGCCACCTTCCGCGGCCGCGAGCTGCTCTATCCCGGGCCCTTCGGCGACGTCACCGCCGGCGCCGACAAGGACTACCCCGAGGACTACAGCCACCTGCAAATCATGGGCTACGCCCTCGGCGCCGACGGCACCCAGGCCGACCCCGATCACGCCACCTTCCCCACCGTCAGCACCGAGACCTCCTTTGGCGTCACCCACAAGGTCAAGATGAAGATCCCCATGTTCACCGGCGCGCTGGGCTCCACCGAGATCGCCCGCAAGAACTGGGAGCACTTCGCCATCGGCGCGGCCATCACCGGCATCAGCCTGGTCTGTGGCGAGAACGTCTGTGGCATCGACCCGGGCCTGGAGTTCGACAACAACGGCAAGGTCAAAAAAGCCCCCGACATGGAGCGCCGCGTCGAGCTCTACCGCCGCTATCATGAGGGCTACGGCGACATCCTCGTGCAGATGAACGTCGAGGACACCCGCCTGGGCGTGGCCGAGTACGTCGTCGACAAGTTGGGCGTGGAGACCATCGAGCTGAAGTGGGGCCAGGGCGCCAAGTGCATCGGCGGCGAGATCAAGGTCAACAGCCTCGAGCGGGCCCAGGAGCTCAAGCGCCGTGGCTACATCGTCACCCCCGATCCCGACAACCCGGCCATGCAGGCGGCCTTCAAGTCCGGGGCCATCAAGGAGTTCGAGCGCCACAGCCGCCTGGGCTTTGTCGATCAAGAGAGCTTCCACAAGGAAGTCGAGCGCCTGCGCAACCTGGGCGCCAAGCGCGTGACCCTCAAGACCGGCGCTTATCCCATGCGCGAGCTGGCCATGGCCATCAAGTGGGCCTCCGAGGCCAAGATCGACCTGCTGACCATCGACGGCGCGCCCGGCGGCACCGGCATGAGCCCCTGGCGGATGATGGAAGAGTGGGGCATCCCCGCCCTCTACCTGCACTCCATGACCTACGAGCTGTGCAAGCGCCTGGCCGACAATGGCGAGTGGGTGCCCGACATCGCCTTTGCCGGCGGTTTCTCCACCGAGGACCACATCTTCAAGGCCCTGGCCCTGGGCGCTCCCTTCACCAAGGCCGTGTGCATGGGCCGCGCCCTGATGATCCCCGGCATGGTCGGCAAAAACATCCAGAAGTGGCTTGACGGCGAGGACGGCGGCCTGCCCAGCACCGTGAGCAAATACGGCGCGACCAAGGAAGAGATCTTCGTCTGCCTCGAGGAGCTCAAAGGCAAGTTCGGCTCCGAGATCAACAACATCCCCCTGGGCGCGGTGGGCATCTTCAGCGCCGGCGAAAAGCTGCGCGTGGGCCTGCAACAGCTCATGGCCGGCGCGCGCAAGTGGCGCGTGGACCTGATCACCCGCAAGGAGCTGGCCTGCCTCACCGAGCAGGCGGCCAAGGTCACGGGCCTGCCCTACATCATGGACGCCTATCGCGAAGAGGCCCTGGCCGTCATCGACGGCAAGGACTGGACCAAAGTCCGGGCCATCGCCTAACCAGACACCCACCGCCTCCGGCGGCCGCCGCCACGGTCGCCGGAGGCGCCACGCCTCCTTGGGCCTTGCGGTCCACCAGCGCCGCGCGGCAATTTTGCCGTGCGGCGCATTTTTTCTAGCGGCCGACCATGCGCGCCAGGCGGCCGGCGGTCAGCTCGCTGATCTCGGCCAGGCAGGGGTGGACGTAGGGGATATCGGCCAGATCGGCGGCGGCGCCGCCCAGCTTCATGGCCACGGCCACGTCGTGGATCATCAGCGAGGCCTCGGGGGCCACCAGGTCGGCCCCGATGATGCGGCCGCTCTTGGCCTCGGCGCGCAGGTTCATCAGGCCGCGCACGCCGCCGGGGTAGGTCTGGGCCGCGCCCAACTCGGCCAGGTCGTAGCTGGCCTGGCGGAAATCCACGCCGGCGGCCTGGGCCTGGGCGGCGCTCAGGCCGACGCGGGCCACCTGGGGGTCGGTGAAGACGGCCCGGGGCACGACGCGGTCGTCGATGGCCTTGGGCTTGTCGCTGGAGGCGTTGTGGCCGGCGCACTGGCCCTCGACGATGGCCTGGTTGACCACCATCAGCCGGGCGGTG
Protein-coding regions in this window:
- a CDS encoding FMN-binding glutamate synthase family protein; the protein is MNLNRPNSNEAIQTKNRSRDVAPQSGLCTRCMDGCKGNCDLFQATFRGRELLYPGPFGDVTAGADKDYPEDYSHLQIMGYALGADGTQADPDHATFPTVSTETSFGVTHKVKMKIPMFTGALGSTEIARKNWEHFAIGAAITGISLVCGENVCGIDPGLEFDNNGKVKKAPDMERRVELYRRYHEGYGDILVQMNVEDTRLGVAEYVVDKLGVETIELKWGQGAKCIGGEIKVNSLERAQELKRRGYIVTPDPDNPAMQAAFKSGAIKEFERHSRLGFVDQESFHKEVERLRNLGAKRVTLKTGAYPMRELAMAIKWASEAKIDLLTIDGAPGGTGMSPWRMMEEWGIPALYLHSMTYELCKRLADNGEWVPDIAFAGGFSTEDHIFKALALGAPFTKAVCMGRALMIPGMVGKNIQKWLDGEDGGLPSTVSKYGATKEEIFVCLEELKGKFGSEINNIPLGAVGIFSAGEKLRVGLQQLMAGARKWRVDLITRKELACLTEQAAKVTGLPYIMDAYREEALAVIDGKDWTKVRAIA